One Nostoc punctiforme PCC 73102 DNA window includes the following coding sequences:
- a CDS encoding GAF domain-containing protein has product MTIATLDPNSETQPVENEIQIEEILANVALIKAVFQSAKGPKVAQLQQKVSQIEAFIQALAKDSPSDNDENVRGAFQLQREQLAAIDRQMQQAKGQTALLEVTVTALRDVLNADRVLIYRFEEDNRSRAIAEAIQTGWTSLLNQSLPINLFVNKPDVGDGQNSQGNLTEVLELTPRQQQFWQRFQVQASLCLPLIVKQQPWGFLVIHHCLQPRQWQEAERSLLQQVGMMLTINLRWAEIVAPPAQQLESLDRSQLLVPLQQVSQTVQEGVRIAELANEHLMSIQDTVAITNKQLQYLGEFCQQASGFVRLVEGLSTKIQVLSLNTAIEATKANDQEQGLLAAAEQVEILARQARDSTLNIEEWFQELQVAAADVASAIEPCDRQISAGLESIAQIQEQFRVIADIAACTLKSMSKP; this is encoded by the coding sequence GTGACGATCGCAACTTTAGACCCTAATTCTGAAACCCAGCCTGTTGAAAATGAAATCCAGATAGAAGAAATTTTGGCTAATGTGGCTCTAATCAAAGCAGTCTTTCAATCTGCTAAGGGACCAAAGGTCGCTCAATTGCAGCAGAAGGTAAGTCAAATCGAAGCTTTTATCCAAGCTTTGGCTAAGGATTCGCCCAGTGACAATGATGAAAATGTTCGAGGGGCTTTTCAGCTCCAGCGAGAACAACTTGCGGCGATCGATCGGCAAATGCAACAGGCAAAAGGTCAAACTGCACTTTTGGAGGTTACAGTCACCGCCTTGCGAGATGTTCTCAACGCCGATCGCGTCCTAATTTATCGTTTTGAGGAAGATAATCGCAGTCGAGCGATCGCCGAGGCTATACAAACGGGTTGGACATCCCTGCTCAACCAATCCCTACCGATAAATTTGTTTGTTAATAAACCCGATGTTGGCGACGGACAAAACTCGCAGGGCAACCTAACTGAAGTATTGGAATTAACTCCCCGCCAACAGCAATTTTGGCAACGGTTTCAGGTGCAAGCTAGCCTGTGCTTGCCCTTGATTGTCAAACAACAGCCTTGGGGTTTTTTAGTTATTCATCATTGCCTTCAACCCCGACAATGGCAGGAAGCAGAGCGCAGTTTGCTGCAACAAGTAGGAATGATGTTGACAATTAACTTGCGCTGGGCTGAAATAGTAGCTCCACCTGCTCAACAGCTTGAATCCCTCGATCGCTCACAGTTACTAGTGCCATTGCAGCAGGTGAGCCAGACCGTACAAGAAGGAGTAAGAATCGCCGAGCTTGCCAACGAGCATTTAATGTCTATTCAAGATACTGTTGCTATTACTAATAAACAGCTGCAATACCTTGGTGAATTCTGTCAGCAAGCTTCTGGCTTTGTTCGCCTTGTGGAAGGCTTGAGTACCAAAATTCAGGTTTTGTCTTTGAATACAGCCATCGAAGCAACAAAAGCTAACGACCAGGAACAAGGTTTGCTAGCTGCTGCCGAACAGGTGGAAATTCTCGCCCGTCAAGCCCGCGACAGCACCCTAAATATAGAGGAATGGTTCCAAGAACTCCAAGTGGCAGCAGCAGACGTTGCTTCTGCTATCGAACCGTGCGATCGCCAAATCAGTGCGGGGCTGGAGTCAATCGCCCAAATCCAAGAGCAATTTAGAGTGATCGCCGACATCGCTGCTTGTACCCTCAAATCAATGTCGAAGCCATAG